A stretch of the Malus domestica chromosome 08, GDT2T_hap1 genome encodes the following:
- the LOC103441475 gene encoding adenine phosphoribosyltransferase 5-like isoform X1 — protein sequence MFAAENGLKGDPRLQAISEAIRVVPHFPKPGIMFQDITTLLLDHKTFKHVVDIFVDRYRDMDISVVAGVEARGFMFGPSIALAIGAKFVPLRKPRKLPGEVISEAYELEYGTDCLEMHVGAVQPGERALVIDDLIATGGTLSAAIRLLERVGAEVVECGCVIGLPEVKGQCRLNGKPLYILVEPRELDNEVVLICSSSAWADCRNNGASLEQMAVNV from the exons atgtttgCAGCAGAAAATGGACTGAAAGGAGACCCAAGGCTCCAAGCCATATCAGAGGCCATCAGGGTTGTGCCTCACTTTCCAAAACCAG GAATAATGTTTCAAGACATAACAACGTTGTTGCTTGATCACAAGACCTTCAAGCATGTTGTCGACATTTTTGTTGATCGCTACAGAGACATGGACATCTCTGTTGTTGCCg GAGTGGAAGCCAGAGGGTTCATGTTTGGTCCTTCAATTGCTTTAGCAATTGGTGCCAAGTTTGTCCCTTTACGTAAACCTAGGAAGTTGCCGG GAGAAGTAATTTCAGAAGCGTATGAGCTTGAGTAcggaactgattgcctggaaATGCACGTTGGTGCTGTTCAGCCCGGTGAACGTGCATTGGTAATTGATGATCTGATAGCTACCGGTGGGACCTTGTCAGCAGCAATAAGACTTTTAG AACGTGTTGGGGCTGAAGTGGTAGAATGTGGATGCGTTATTGGGTTGCCTGAGGTTAAG GGACAGTGCAGGCTTAATGGAAAGCCACTCTACATCCTTGTGGAGCCACGCGAGTTAGATAACGAGGTAGTGCTG ATCTGTTCGAGTTCTGCTTGGGCTGACTGCAGAAACAATGGCGCTTCACTTGAGCAAATGGCCGTGAATGTTTAG
- the LOC103441474 gene encoding PX domain-containing protein EREL1-like isoform X2, whose product MTLQCLSIPRFYRVQVGVQSPEGITTTSGVLRRFNDFLKLFSDLKKAFPKKNLPPTPSKGLLRMKSRELLEERRCSLEAWMTKLLSDIDISRSVAVASFLELESAARSSFQDASQNTSDSSSLQSPSYSTLPAIVGSSSITSDYGSDTAYETSELGTPRLGRDDSSEIGIEDLVLDEDLTSPIEKLVKYGMTNIDEGLFMGQTILEQLEGLPKHKVNVGHVNNVVGKNTYNGNASKSSILACNGMELFSEPEHSKVFNHARKLSNESVGSDASSLRGSEMSNSGVPNSSGDGSLDLLGGAEVSSIMEMLGNTELQPSGGTQLVLPLDQRNKLNRVLSTMQRRLVTAKTDMEDLISRLNQEIAVKDYLATKVKDLEVELETTRQKSKENLQQAILIERERFTKMQWDMEELRRKSLEMELKLKLEQDKKSCAESTKDSSGQEKEILPQELDPYKEQLENLSKRYEELEAKSKADIKVLVKEVKSLRSSQAGLKHELSKSLTEKSEAEKLRQQEKQTSKLAETARKKWLHECKVLHKQLQECNINFPVDDSSILPEASDLLATSDNRISLLLSEAQLLAEDNGATGEVDNLDDDTRTIDNELRKFLAEFFSENARLRKQVNCLICRARKTDI is encoded by the exons ATGACCCTCCAGTGTTTATCTATTCCCAGG TTCTACAGGGTTCAGGTTGGTGTACAATCACCAGAAGGTATTACAACTACAAGTGGGGTGTTAAGAAGATTTAATGATTTTCTGAAGTTATTTAGTGAT CTTAAAAAGGCATTTCCCAAGAAAAATCTCCCACCAACTCCATCCAAGGGACTTCTGCGGATGAAGAGCCGGGAACTGTTGGAAGAG AGAAGGTGTTCGTTGGAGGCTTGGATGACAAAGCTGCTATCGGATATTGATATATCAAGAAGCGTTGCAGTGGCATCCTTTCTTGAACTAGAGTCTGCAGCTAGATCTT CGTTCCAAGATGCAAGCCAAAACACGTCAGACTCGAGTTCACTTCAATCACCTTCCTATTCTACCTTACCTGCCATTGTAGGGAGTTCATCAATCACATCAGATTATGGAAGTGATACTGCTTATGAGACTTCTGAGCTAGGAACCCCAAGGCTAGGAAGGGATGACAGTTCTGAAATTGGTATCGAAGATCTGGTATTGGATGAAGATTTAACAAGCCCAATAGAAAAGCTTGTGAAGTATGGCATGACCAATATTGACGAGGGACTGTTTATGGGACAAACTATACTAGAGCAGTTGGAAGGCCTTCCTAAGCATAAAGTAAATGTGGGACATGTCAATAATGTTGTAGGGAAAAATACATATAATGGAAATGCTTCTAAATCTTCAATTCTAGCTTGTAATGGAATGGAACTTTTCTCTGAGCCAGAGCATAGTAAAGTATTCAACCATGCTCGCAAGCTCTCAAATGAAAGTGTGGGAAGTGATGCCAGTTCTCTAAGAGGTAGTGAAATGTCCAACTCTGGTGTTCCTAACTCATCTGGTGATGGTTCTCTTGACCTTCTTGGAGGTGCTGAGGTTTCAAGCATTATGGAAATGCTTGGCAACACAGAGTTACAACCTTCAGGTGGCACTCAACTAGTTCTCCCATTAGATCAGCGAAACAAATTAAACAGGGTTCTCTCGACCATGCAGCGAAGACTAGTCACAGCAAAAACAGACATGGAAGATCTTATATCTAGACTAAATCAAGAAATAGCAGTGAAAGATTACCTTGCAACAAAG GTCAAGGATTTggaagttgaacttgaaactACTAGACAAAAGAGTAAAGAGAACCTGCAGCAAGCTATTTTAATTGAGAGGGAAAGGTTTACCAAAATGCAGTGGGATATGGAGGAACTCCGGCGGAAGTCATTGGAAATGGAGTTGAAGTTGAAGTTGGAACAG GATAAGAAGTCATGTGCAGAGTCAACAAAAGATTCATCTGGTCAAGAGAAAGAGATATTGCCACAGGAGTTGGATCCGTACAAGGAGCAGCTTGAAAATTTGTCAAAGCGATATGAAGAGCTAGAAGCAAAATCTAAAGCAGATATTAAAGTTCTTGTTAAAGAAGTTAAATCCTTGCGCAGTTCTCAAGCAGGACTGAAACATGAACTTAGCAAATCGCTGACGGAGAAATCTGAAGCTGAG AAGCTCCGCCAACAGGAAAAACAAACGAGTAAGCTTGCAGAAACTGCTAGAAAAAAATGGTTGCATGAATGCAAAGTTCTTCATAAGCAGCTTCAAGAATGCAATATCAATTTTCCTGTTGATGATTCTTCAATTCTACCAGAGGCTTCAGATTTGTTGGCTACTTCAGACAACCGTATTAGCCTCTTACTTTCAGAG GCACAACTCTTAGCTGAAGACAATGGAGCTACTGGTGAAGTTGACAACCTCGACGATGATACGAGGACAATAGACAATGAGTTGAGGAAGTTTCTGGCAGaatttttttctgaaaatgctAGATTACGGAAACAGGTGAACTGTCTCATATGTCGTGCTCGCAAAACGGATATCTAA
- the LOC103441475 gene encoding adenine phosphoribosyltransferase 5-like isoform X3: MFAAENGLKGDPRLQAISEAIRVVPHFPKPGIMFQDITTLLLDHKTFKHVVDIFVDRYRDMDISVVAGVEARGFMFGPSIALAIGAKFVPLRKPRKLPGTVQA, encoded by the exons atgtttgCAGCAGAAAATGGACTGAAAGGAGACCCAAGGCTCCAAGCCATATCAGAGGCCATCAGGGTTGTGCCTCACTTTCCAAAACCAG GAATAATGTTTCAAGACATAACAACGTTGTTGCTTGATCACAAGACCTTCAAGCATGTTGTCGACATTTTTGTTGATCGCTACAGAGACATGGACATCTCTGTTGTTGCCg GAGTGGAAGCCAGAGGGTTCATGTTTGGTCCTTCAATTGCTTTAGCAATTGGTGCCAAGTTTGTCCCTTTACGTAAACCTAGGAAGTTGCCGG GGACAGTGCAGGCTTAA
- the LOC103441474 gene encoding PX domain-containing protein EREL1-like isoform X1, giving the protein MQRRSPPKHRHDGTSPLPLGMDWSPPPRKWNGQDTVWPHDPRTGWSYCVAIPSWVALPKSRNSDPVVFYRVQVGVQSPEGITTTSGVLRRFNDFLKLFSDLKKAFPKKNLPPTPSKGLLRMKSRELLEERRCSLEAWMTKLLSDIDISRSVAVASFLELESAARSSFQDASQNTSDSSSLQSPSYSTLPAIVGSSSITSDYGSDTAYETSELGTPRLGRDDSSEIGIEDLVLDEDLTSPIEKLVKYGMTNIDEGLFMGQTILEQLEGLPKHKVNVGHVNNVVGKNTYNGNASKSSILACNGMELFSEPEHSKVFNHARKLSNESVGSDASSLRGSEMSNSGVPNSSGDGSLDLLGGAEVSSIMEMLGNTELQPSGGTQLVLPLDQRNKLNRVLSTMQRRLVTAKTDMEDLISRLNQEIAVKDYLATKVKDLEVELETTRQKSKENLQQAILIERERFTKMQWDMEELRRKSLEMELKLKLEQDKKSCAESTKDSSGQEKEILPQELDPYKEQLENLSKRYEELEAKSKADIKVLVKEVKSLRSSQAGLKHELSKSLTEKSEAEKLRQQEKQTSKLAETARKKWLHECKVLHKQLQECNINFPVDDSSILPEASDLLATSDNRISLLLSEAQLLAEDNGATGEVDNLDDDTRTIDNELRKFLAEFFSENARLRKQVNCLICRARKTDI; this is encoded by the exons ATGCAGAGACGGAGTCCGCCGAAGCACAGGCACGATGGGACTTCGCCGCTGCCGCTTGGGATGGATTGGAGTCCTCCTCCTCGGAAATGG AATGGACAGGACACAGTCTGGCCACATGATCCTCGCACTGGATGGAGTTATTGTGTCGCTATACCTTCGTGGGTTGCCCTTCCAAAATCAAGAAATTCCGATCCCGTAGTG TTCTACAGGGTTCAGGTTGGTGTACAATCACCAGAAGGTATTACAACTACAAGTGGGGTGTTAAGAAGATTTAATGATTTTCTGAAGTTATTTAGTGAT CTTAAAAAGGCATTTCCCAAGAAAAATCTCCCACCAACTCCATCCAAGGGACTTCTGCGGATGAAGAGCCGGGAACTGTTGGAAGAG AGAAGGTGTTCGTTGGAGGCTTGGATGACAAAGCTGCTATCGGATATTGATATATCAAGAAGCGTTGCAGTGGCATCCTTTCTTGAACTAGAGTCTGCAGCTAGATCTT CGTTCCAAGATGCAAGCCAAAACACGTCAGACTCGAGTTCACTTCAATCACCTTCCTATTCTACCTTACCTGCCATTGTAGGGAGTTCATCAATCACATCAGATTATGGAAGTGATACTGCTTATGAGACTTCTGAGCTAGGAACCCCAAGGCTAGGAAGGGATGACAGTTCTGAAATTGGTATCGAAGATCTGGTATTGGATGAAGATTTAACAAGCCCAATAGAAAAGCTTGTGAAGTATGGCATGACCAATATTGACGAGGGACTGTTTATGGGACAAACTATACTAGAGCAGTTGGAAGGCCTTCCTAAGCATAAAGTAAATGTGGGACATGTCAATAATGTTGTAGGGAAAAATACATATAATGGAAATGCTTCTAAATCTTCAATTCTAGCTTGTAATGGAATGGAACTTTTCTCTGAGCCAGAGCATAGTAAAGTATTCAACCATGCTCGCAAGCTCTCAAATGAAAGTGTGGGAAGTGATGCCAGTTCTCTAAGAGGTAGTGAAATGTCCAACTCTGGTGTTCCTAACTCATCTGGTGATGGTTCTCTTGACCTTCTTGGAGGTGCTGAGGTTTCAAGCATTATGGAAATGCTTGGCAACACAGAGTTACAACCTTCAGGTGGCACTCAACTAGTTCTCCCATTAGATCAGCGAAACAAATTAAACAGGGTTCTCTCGACCATGCAGCGAAGACTAGTCACAGCAAAAACAGACATGGAAGATCTTATATCTAGACTAAATCAAGAAATAGCAGTGAAAGATTACCTTGCAACAAAG GTCAAGGATTTggaagttgaacttgaaactACTAGACAAAAGAGTAAAGAGAACCTGCAGCAAGCTATTTTAATTGAGAGGGAAAGGTTTACCAAAATGCAGTGGGATATGGAGGAACTCCGGCGGAAGTCATTGGAAATGGAGTTGAAGTTGAAGTTGGAACAG GATAAGAAGTCATGTGCAGAGTCAACAAAAGATTCATCTGGTCAAGAGAAAGAGATATTGCCACAGGAGTTGGATCCGTACAAGGAGCAGCTTGAAAATTTGTCAAAGCGATATGAAGAGCTAGAAGCAAAATCTAAAGCAGATATTAAAGTTCTTGTTAAAGAAGTTAAATCCTTGCGCAGTTCTCAAGCAGGACTGAAACATGAACTTAGCAAATCGCTGACGGAGAAATCTGAAGCTGAG AAGCTCCGCCAACAGGAAAAACAAACGAGTAAGCTTGCAGAAACTGCTAGAAAAAAATGGTTGCATGAATGCAAAGTTCTTCATAAGCAGCTTCAAGAATGCAATATCAATTTTCCTGTTGATGATTCTTCAATTCTACCAGAGGCTTCAGATTTGTTGGCTACTTCAGACAACCGTATTAGCCTCTTACTTTCAGAG GCACAACTCTTAGCTGAAGACAATGGAGCTACTGGTGAAGTTGACAACCTCGACGATGATACGAGGACAATAGACAATGAGTTGAGGAAGTTTCTGGCAGaatttttttctgaaaatgctAGATTACGGAAACAGGTGAACTGTCTCATATGTCGTGCTCGCAAAACGGATATCTAA
- the LOC103441474 gene encoding PX domain-containing protein EREL1-like isoform X4, which produces MTKLLSDIDISRSVAVASFLELESAARSSFQDASQNTSDSSSLQSPSYSTLPAIVGSSSITSDYGSDTAYETSELGTPRLGRDDSSEIGIEDLVLDEDLTSPIEKLVKYGMTNIDEGLFMGQTILEQLEGLPKHKVNVGHVNNVVGKNTYNGNASKSSILACNGMELFSEPEHSKVFNHARKLSNESVGSDASSLRGSEMSNSGVPNSSGDGSLDLLGGAEVSSIMEMLGNTELQPSGGTQLVLPLDQRNKLNRVLSTMQRRLVTAKTDMEDLISRLNQEIAVKDYLATKVKDLEVELETTRQKSKENLQQAILIERERFTKMQWDMEELRRKSLEMELKLKLEQDKKSCAESTKDSSGQEKEILPQELDPYKEQLENLSKRYEELEAKSKADIKVLVKEVKSLRSSQAGLKHELSKSLTEKSEAEKLRQQEKQTSKLAETARKKWLHECKVLHKQLQECNINFPVDDSSILPEASDLLATSDNRISLLLSEAQLLAEDNGATGEVDNLDDDTRTIDNELRKFLAEFFSENARLRKQVNCLICRARKTDI; this is translated from the exons ATGACAAAGCTGCTATCGGATATTGATATATCAAGAAGCGTTGCAGTGGCATCCTTTCTTGAACTAGAGTCTGCAGCTAGATCTT CGTTCCAAGATGCAAGCCAAAACACGTCAGACTCGAGTTCACTTCAATCACCTTCCTATTCTACCTTACCTGCCATTGTAGGGAGTTCATCAATCACATCAGATTATGGAAGTGATACTGCTTATGAGACTTCTGAGCTAGGAACCCCAAGGCTAGGAAGGGATGACAGTTCTGAAATTGGTATCGAAGATCTGGTATTGGATGAAGATTTAACAAGCCCAATAGAAAAGCTTGTGAAGTATGGCATGACCAATATTGACGAGGGACTGTTTATGGGACAAACTATACTAGAGCAGTTGGAAGGCCTTCCTAAGCATAAAGTAAATGTGGGACATGTCAATAATGTTGTAGGGAAAAATACATATAATGGAAATGCTTCTAAATCTTCAATTCTAGCTTGTAATGGAATGGAACTTTTCTCTGAGCCAGAGCATAGTAAAGTATTCAACCATGCTCGCAAGCTCTCAAATGAAAGTGTGGGAAGTGATGCCAGTTCTCTAAGAGGTAGTGAAATGTCCAACTCTGGTGTTCCTAACTCATCTGGTGATGGTTCTCTTGACCTTCTTGGAGGTGCTGAGGTTTCAAGCATTATGGAAATGCTTGGCAACACAGAGTTACAACCTTCAGGTGGCACTCAACTAGTTCTCCCATTAGATCAGCGAAACAAATTAAACAGGGTTCTCTCGACCATGCAGCGAAGACTAGTCACAGCAAAAACAGACATGGAAGATCTTATATCTAGACTAAATCAAGAAATAGCAGTGAAAGATTACCTTGCAACAAAG GTCAAGGATTTggaagttgaacttgaaactACTAGACAAAAGAGTAAAGAGAACCTGCAGCAAGCTATTTTAATTGAGAGGGAAAGGTTTACCAAAATGCAGTGGGATATGGAGGAACTCCGGCGGAAGTCATTGGAAATGGAGTTGAAGTTGAAGTTGGAACAG GATAAGAAGTCATGTGCAGAGTCAACAAAAGATTCATCTGGTCAAGAGAAAGAGATATTGCCACAGGAGTTGGATCCGTACAAGGAGCAGCTTGAAAATTTGTCAAAGCGATATGAAGAGCTAGAAGCAAAATCTAAAGCAGATATTAAAGTTCTTGTTAAAGAAGTTAAATCCTTGCGCAGTTCTCAAGCAGGACTGAAACATGAACTTAGCAAATCGCTGACGGAGAAATCTGAAGCTGAG AAGCTCCGCCAACAGGAAAAACAAACGAGTAAGCTTGCAGAAACTGCTAGAAAAAAATGGTTGCATGAATGCAAAGTTCTTCATAAGCAGCTTCAAGAATGCAATATCAATTTTCCTGTTGATGATTCTTCAATTCTACCAGAGGCTTCAGATTTGTTGGCTACTTCAGACAACCGTATTAGCCTCTTACTTTCAGAG GCACAACTCTTAGCTGAAGACAATGGAGCTACTGGTGAAGTTGACAACCTCGACGATGATACGAGGACAATAGACAATGAGTTGAGGAAGTTTCTGGCAGaatttttttctgaaaatgctAGATTACGGAAACAGGTGAACTGTCTCATATGTCGTGCTCGCAAAACGGATATCTAA
- the LOC103441475 gene encoding adenine phosphoribosyltransferase 5-like isoform X2 codes for MFAAENGLKGDPRLQAISEAIRVVPHFPKPGIMFQDITTLLLDHKTFKHVVDIFVDRYRDMDISVVAGVEARGFMFGPSIALAIGAKFVPLRKPRKLPGEVISEAYELEYGTDCLEMHVGAVQPGERALVIDDLIATGGTLSAAIRLLERVGAEVVECGCVIGLPEVKGQCRLNGKPLYILVEPRELDNEICSSSAWADCRNNGASLEQMAVNV; via the exons atgtttgCAGCAGAAAATGGACTGAAAGGAGACCCAAGGCTCCAAGCCATATCAGAGGCCATCAGGGTTGTGCCTCACTTTCCAAAACCAG GAATAATGTTTCAAGACATAACAACGTTGTTGCTTGATCACAAGACCTTCAAGCATGTTGTCGACATTTTTGTTGATCGCTACAGAGACATGGACATCTCTGTTGTTGCCg GAGTGGAAGCCAGAGGGTTCATGTTTGGTCCTTCAATTGCTTTAGCAATTGGTGCCAAGTTTGTCCCTTTACGTAAACCTAGGAAGTTGCCGG GAGAAGTAATTTCAGAAGCGTATGAGCTTGAGTAcggaactgattgcctggaaATGCACGTTGGTGCTGTTCAGCCCGGTGAACGTGCATTGGTAATTGATGATCTGATAGCTACCGGTGGGACCTTGTCAGCAGCAATAAGACTTTTAG AACGTGTTGGGGCTGAAGTGGTAGAATGTGGATGCGTTATTGGGTTGCCTGAGGTTAAG GGACAGTGCAGGCTTAATGGAAAGCCACTCTACATCCTTGTGGAGCCACGCGAGTTAGATAACGAG ATCTGTTCGAGTTCTGCTTGGGCTGACTGCAGAAACAATGGCGCTTCACTTGAGCAAATGGCCGTGAATGTTTAG
- the LOC103441474 gene encoding PX domain-containing protein EREL1-like isoform X3, protein MKSRELLEERRCSLEAWMTKLLSDIDISRSVAVASFLELESAARSSFQDASQNTSDSSSLQSPSYSTLPAIVGSSSITSDYGSDTAYETSELGTPRLGRDDSSEIGIEDLVLDEDLTSPIEKLVKYGMTNIDEGLFMGQTILEQLEGLPKHKVNVGHVNNVVGKNTYNGNASKSSILACNGMELFSEPEHSKVFNHARKLSNESVGSDASSLRGSEMSNSGVPNSSGDGSLDLLGGAEVSSIMEMLGNTELQPSGGTQLVLPLDQRNKLNRVLSTMQRRLVTAKTDMEDLISRLNQEIAVKDYLATKVKDLEVELETTRQKSKENLQQAILIERERFTKMQWDMEELRRKSLEMELKLKLEQDKKSCAESTKDSSGQEKEILPQELDPYKEQLENLSKRYEELEAKSKADIKVLVKEVKSLRSSQAGLKHELSKSLTEKSEAEKLRQQEKQTSKLAETARKKWLHECKVLHKQLQECNINFPVDDSSILPEASDLLATSDNRISLLLSEAQLLAEDNGATGEVDNLDDDTRTIDNELRKFLAEFFSENARLRKQVNCLICRARKTDI, encoded by the exons ATGAAGAGCCGGGAACTGTTGGAAGAG AGAAGGTGTTCGTTGGAGGCTTGGATGACAAAGCTGCTATCGGATATTGATATATCAAGAAGCGTTGCAGTGGCATCCTTTCTTGAACTAGAGTCTGCAGCTAGATCTT CGTTCCAAGATGCAAGCCAAAACACGTCAGACTCGAGTTCACTTCAATCACCTTCCTATTCTACCTTACCTGCCATTGTAGGGAGTTCATCAATCACATCAGATTATGGAAGTGATACTGCTTATGAGACTTCTGAGCTAGGAACCCCAAGGCTAGGAAGGGATGACAGTTCTGAAATTGGTATCGAAGATCTGGTATTGGATGAAGATTTAACAAGCCCAATAGAAAAGCTTGTGAAGTATGGCATGACCAATATTGACGAGGGACTGTTTATGGGACAAACTATACTAGAGCAGTTGGAAGGCCTTCCTAAGCATAAAGTAAATGTGGGACATGTCAATAATGTTGTAGGGAAAAATACATATAATGGAAATGCTTCTAAATCTTCAATTCTAGCTTGTAATGGAATGGAACTTTTCTCTGAGCCAGAGCATAGTAAAGTATTCAACCATGCTCGCAAGCTCTCAAATGAAAGTGTGGGAAGTGATGCCAGTTCTCTAAGAGGTAGTGAAATGTCCAACTCTGGTGTTCCTAACTCATCTGGTGATGGTTCTCTTGACCTTCTTGGAGGTGCTGAGGTTTCAAGCATTATGGAAATGCTTGGCAACACAGAGTTACAACCTTCAGGTGGCACTCAACTAGTTCTCCCATTAGATCAGCGAAACAAATTAAACAGGGTTCTCTCGACCATGCAGCGAAGACTAGTCACAGCAAAAACAGACATGGAAGATCTTATATCTAGACTAAATCAAGAAATAGCAGTGAAAGATTACCTTGCAACAAAG GTCAAGGATTTggaagttgaacttgaaactACTAGACAAAAGAGTAAAGAGAACCTGCAGCAAGCTATTTTAATTGAGAGGGAAAGGTTTACCAAAATGCAGTGGGATATGGAGGAACTCCGGCGGAAGTCATTGGAAATGGAGTTGAAGTTGAAGTTGGAACAG GATAAGAAGTCATGTGCAGAGTCAACAAAAGATTCATCTGGTCAAGAGAAAGAGATATTGCCACAGGAGTTGGATCCGTACAAGGAGCAGCTTGAAAATTTGTCAAAGCGATATGAAGAGCTAGAAGCAAAATCTAAAGCAGATATTAAAGTTCTTGTTAAAGAAGTTAAATCCTTGCGCAGTTCTCAAGCAGGACTGAAACATGAACTTAGCAAATCGCTGACGGAGAAATCTGAAGCTGAG AAGCTCCGCCAACAGGAAAAACAAACGAGTAAGCTTGCAGAAACTGCTAGAAAAAAATGGTTGCATGAATGCAAAGTTCTTCATAAGCAGCTTCAAGAATGCAATATCAATTTTCCTGTTGATGATTCTTCAATTCTACCAGAGGCTTCAGATTTGTTGGCTACTTCAGACAACCGTATTAGCCTCTTACTTTCAGAG GCACAACTCTTAGCTGAAGACAATGGAGCTACTGGTGAAGTTGACAACCTCGACGATGATACGAGGACAATAGACAATGAGTTGAGGAAGTTTCTGGCAGaatttttttctgaaaatgctAGATTACGGAAACAGGTGAACTGTCTCATATGTCGTGCTCGCAAAACGGATATCTAA